The Methanohalophilus levihalophilus genome has a segment encoding these proteins:
- a CDS encoding PAS domain S-box protein gives MGIKSVIKREIDYFEIEYPCHFPDEKQWFLMKVSPLSKTNPTFVLLNLIDITVRKEAEEEAGKFKTIFDTANFGNAIADLQGNILYMNSYFAKIHGYSPDEMIGNDISICHNEKQMEDVNRINGSLLENGGFSYFESWHVRKDGTEFPTLMSVAIVEDENGKPKYLAATAIDITKRKKIERELIESRGRLRTLVNTIPDLVWLKDPDGVYLACNSKFERFFGAKELEIVGKSDYDFLDQGLASFFRKKDLDAMYAGKSSINEEEITYADDGHRELLETIKTPMYDVEGKLIGVLGIGRDITNRKKVEDSLLHAKIAAEASNRSKSEFLANMSHELRTPLNSIIGFSELLQLNKFGDLSEKQSKYARNISDSGKHLLEIINDILDLSKVESGKMEFEPSLIDISELIGEIGTLMEPMAKRKFINLTINLHPQNLEVIADGIKIKEVMYNLLSNALKFTPEMGKIDINLELTGDKIRISVADTGIGIPREYQKDIFDPFRQVDSATNRQYEGTGLGLALVKKYVEMHGGTINLKSEVDKGSEFTFTLPLNAKA, from the coding sequence ATGGGGATAAAGAGTGTTATAAAAAGGGAAATAGACTATTTTGAAATTGAATATCCATGTCACTTTCCAGACGAAAAGCAATGGTTTTTGATGAAAGTTTCTCCTCTTTCCAAAACAAACCCAACTTTTGTTCTTTTGAATCTAATTGATATAACTGTAAGAAAAGAAGCTGAAGAAGAAGCCGGCAAGTTCAAGACGATATTTGACACTGCAAATTTCGGTAATGCTATTGCTGATCTTCAGGGCAACATTTTGTACATGAATTCCTATTTTGCGAAAATTCATGGGTATAGTCCTGATGAAATGATTGGAAATGACATTTCCATATGTCATAATGAAAAACAAATGGAAGACGTTAATAGAATCAATGGGTCACTGCTGGAAAACGGAGGTTTCAGTTATTTTGAAAGTTGGCATGTCCGCAAGGATGGTACTGAATTCCCTACTTTGATGAGTGTTGCAATTGTAGAAGATGAGAACGGCAAACCTAAATATCTGGCAGCTACTGCAATTGATATTACTAAGCGTAAAAAGATAGAAAGGGAATTGATAGAAAGCAGGGGAAGACTCAGGACACTAGTTAACACTATCCCTGATTTAGTCTGGCTTAAAGATCCTGATGGTGTCTATCTTGCATGCAATTCAAAATTTGAACGTTTTTTTGGTGCAAAAGAACTGGAAATTGTTGGAAAATCAGACTATGATTTTTTAGATCAGGGACTTGCATCTTTTTTCAGGAAAAAAGATCTGGATGCGATGTATGCCGGTAAATCATCCATAAACGAAGAAGAAATCACTTATGCTGATGATGGGCACAGAGAATTGCTTGAGACAATCAAAACACCCATGTATGATGTTGAAGGAAAGCTAATTGGGGTATTAGGTATTGGGAGGGACATTACTAATCGGAAGAAAGTAGAGGATTCCCTACTCCATGCTAAAATTGCAGCTGAAGCTTCTAATCGATCAAAGAGTGAATTCTTGGCCAACATGAGCCATGAACTCCGCACACCTCTAAATTCAATAATCGGTTTTTCCGAACTTCTTCAGTTAAACAAGTTTGGAGATCTTAGCGAAAAGCAATCAAAGTATGCAAGAAACATTTCGGACAGTGGAAAACACCTTCTTGAAATAATAAATGACATTCTTGATCTTTCAAAAGTAGAATCCGGCAAAATGGAATTTGAACCTTCTTTAATTGACATTTCTGAATTAATTGGTGAGATAGGTACGTTGATGGAACCCATGGCAAAGAGAAAATTTATTAATCTGACAATCAATTTGCATCCTCAAAATCTAGAAGTTATTGCTGACGGTATCAAAATTAAAGAAGTAATGTACAATCTTCTCAGCAATGCACTCAAGTTTACTCCGGAAATGGGAAAAATTGATATAAATTTGGAATTGACCGGCGACAAGATCCGGATATCAGTTGCAGATACAGGAATTGGCATTCCACGGGAATACCAGAAAGATATTTTTGATCCTTTCAGACAGGTTGATTCCGCTACTAATCGTCAGTATGAGGGAACTGGTCTTGGACTTGCTTTAGTCAAGAAATATGTTGAAATGCATGGCGGAACCATCAATCTAAAAAGCGAAGTTGACAAGGGCAGTGAATTTACTTTTACGCTACCACTAAATGCCAAAGCATAA
- a CDS encoding PAS domain S-box protein encodes MTTKSGLIDKKCEKISFSEYTNILEDVNTSLPSIDSRGIFQLLAENARDAIIMIDNSGKVIFWNKAAESIFGYSLEEMLGKNVHNYLCSEKDRLQYESFFDHFTKTGTGSAIGNILELEGITKSGRIIPIELSLSSVKSQNGFWHAIAIIREITRRKNSEALIQRKLAIEETIASVSSMFVSPFNIDEAIDDALARMGSLCCASRSYLFQYRENRTLMDNTHEWCACGVSRQKENLQNMPSGMIPWWTQKINSGETILISNVSTLPSEAKVEKELLEMQDIKSLIVFPVVIEGEISGFIGMDNVNNIGGWDRDDISILYTIANIIGKGIEARKTEYDLKQRIDFERLITNISTDFVEISIDEIDSTIENAMGLIGSFTNSDRAYVFLFREDKNYADNTHEWCDEGISPQIKNLQGIHLSKELPFFTQTMRSHEIFYVEDVASLSFEAQLEREHFEIQGIKSLVVVPMFQEKKLTGFLGFDSVCKHRRWTENELILLQLVGENISHLLKRKESEKAIRAQAHMLDSITQAVITTDPYGKIEYMNKAAEKLYECQFNDVKGLHIAQVMRADIEPDQTAEVIKSLQEKGSWGDEIKVQRRDGNEFFANVDDTPIFSKDGQLSGIMFISYDITERKNAEHALLQSKIAAEEANRTKSEFLANMSHELRTPLNSIIGFSEALLLHRTGELSDKQVRYAKNISISGQHLLELINEILDLSKIEAGNMEFGPENISLPEVLDEVQLLMEPIAHKKSIHLRFSIEFINMEIFAEKIKVKEILYNLLSNAIKFTPENGKVRVNARKVRDKVQISVSDNGIGIPEEEQKRIFEPFKQVDSFFSREYEGTGLGLALVKQYVEMHHGTIWLESEVGKGSTFTFTIPLGKNKN; translated from the coding sequence ATGACCACAAAATCTGGTCTGATTGACAAAAAGTGTGAAAAAATTTCTTTCTCGGAATATACAAACATTTTGGAGGACGTCAATACGTCTCTTCCATCTATCGATTCAAGAGGGATATTTCAATTGCTGGCTGAAAATGCCCGTGATGCTATAATCATGATTGATAACTCAGGGAAAGTAATCTTTTGGAACAAAGCAGCAGAGTCTATTTTTGGATATTCTTTAGAAGAAATGCTAGGCAAAAATGTTCACAATTATCTTTGTTCTGAAAAGGATAGGCTGCAATACGAATCATTTTTTGATCACTTTACGAAAACAGGCACAGGCTCTGCTATTGGGAATATTCTGGAACTGGAAGGAATAACGAAATCAGGGAGAATAATACCGATTGAATTGTCTCTTTCCTCAGTAAAATCTCAGAATGGTTTTTGGCATGCTATTGCAATTATTCGTGAGATCACCCGGCGCAAGAATTCAGAGGCCTTAATCCAGAGAAAGCTTGCAATAGAAGAAACAATCGCATCGGTATCTTCGATGTTTGTTTCACCTTTTAATATTGATGAAGCTATAGATGACGCCCTTGCACGGATGGGTTCATTGTGCTGTGCAAGCAGATCATACCTGTTTCAGTACCGTGAAAATAGAACATTGATGGACAATACACATGAATGGTGTGCATGCGGGGTGAGTCGTCAAAAAGAAAACCTGCAGAATATGCCATCTGGTATGATTCCCTGGTGGACTCAGAAAATCAATTCTGGAGAAACTATTCTTATTTCCAACGTATCAACTTTACCTTCTGAAGCAAAGGTGGAAAAAGAACTTTTGGAGATGCAGGATATAAAATCCCTCATTGTTTTTCCGGTAGTGATTGAAGGTGAAATATCTGGTTTTATTGGAATGGATAATGTAAATAATATTGGTGGGTGGGACAGAGACGATATTTCCATACTTTATACAATAGCAAACATCATTGGCAAGGGCATTGAAGCCAGGAAAACAGAATATGACTTGAAGCAGCGTATTGATTTTGAGCGACTCATTACCAACATCTCGACGGATTTTGTGGAAATAAGTATTGATGAAATCGATTCCACAATCGAAAACGCCATGGGTTTAATAGGAAGCTTCACCAATTCTGACAGGGCATATGTGTTCCTTTTCAGGGAAGACAAAAATTATGCCGACAATACTCATGAATGGTGTGATGAAGGTATATCACCACAAATCAAGAACCTTCAGGGCATTCATTTGAGCAAGGAATTGCCCTTTTTTACGCAAACGATGCGTAGCCATGAGATTTTTTATGTAGAGGATGTAGCTTCCCTTTCATTTGAAGCACAACTTGAACGCGAGCATTTTGAAATTCAGGGTATCAAGTCACTTGTTGTTGTTCCTATGTTTCAGGAAAAAAAACTGACTGGTTTCTTAGGTTTTGATTCAGTATGTAAGCATCGCCGGTGGACAGAAAACGAACTGATACTGTTGCAGCTTGTAGGTGAGAACATCAGTCACTTGTTGAAACGTAAAGAATCAGAGAAAGCAATCAGGGCTCAGGCTCATATGCTGGATTCCATAACCCAGGCTGTGATTACGACCGATCCTTATGGTAAAATTGAATATATGAACAAAGCAGCGGAAAAACTTTATGAATGTCAGTTTAATGATGTCAAGGGTTTGCATATTGCACAGGTGATGCGGGCTGATATTGAGCCTGATCAGACCGCTGAAGTCATAAAATCTTTGCAGGAAAAGGGTAGCTGGGGAGATGAAATCAAAGTACAGAGAAGGGATGGGAATGAATTTTTTGCAAATGTAGATGACACTCCCATTTTCTCTAAAGATGGTCAATTGTCAGGAATTATGTTCATTTCTTATGATATCACTGAAAGGAAAAATGCCGAGCATGCCCTCTTGCAGAGCAAAATAGCAGCAGAGGAAGCAAACAGGACAAAATCTGAATTCCTTGCAAATATGAGTCACGAGCTCCGTACCCCGCTTAACTCAATAATAGGCTTCTCAGAAGCGCTTCTCCTGCACAGGACAGGGGAACTCAGCGATAAGCAAGTACGGTATGCCAAGAATATTTCAATAAGTGGCCAGCATCTACTGGAACTTATCAATGAAATACTGGATTTGTCAAAGATTGAAGCCGGGAATATGGAATTTGGACCTGAAAATATCAGTCTTCCGGAAGTGCTTGATGAAGTTCAGCTTTTGATGGAACCTATTGCCCATAAAAAATCTATCCATCTTCGTTTCAGCATCGAATTTATCAATATGGAAATATTTGCTGAAAAAATCAAAGTAAAAGAAATCCTGTACAACCTTCTCAGCAATGCAATCAAATTTACACCTGAAAATGGAAAAGTACGTGTAAATGCACGTAAGGTTAGGGATAAAGTGCAGATTTCTGTTTCAGATAACGGTATTGGAATCCCCGAAGAAGAACAAAAAAGAATTTTTGAACCCTTTAAGCAGGTTGATTCATTCTTCAGTCGTGAATATGAGGGTACCGGGCTCGGGCTTGCTCTTGTCAAGCAATACGTTGAGATGCACCATGGAACAATCTGGCTGGAAAGTGAAGTTGGAAAGGGGAGCACTTTTACGTTTACTATTCCACTTGGAAAGAATAAAAATTGA
- the larC gene encoding nickel pincer cofactor biosynthesis protein LarC, which yields MKALVFDAFSGASGDMILASLLALGADRNKITTTLENALGISVSVGKTSKKEIEATDVHIHVKEKEKTRCYAEIVETVKSMGLSDEVEENTLSVFAIIAEAEAKVHGVSLEELHFHEVGQNDAFADVIGSCMALQDLGFSCGDSIFCTALNVGGGMAKTAHGTLPVPAPATLEILKNRKLPFYGEGNRELLTPTGAALLAHFAKPIKTLPCGNLLEIGYGAGDADMETPNVLRIMLMDLDEEAACLSKDTIEVLETNVDDVTGEILGNLFDRLLSMGARDVVIIPATMKKNRPGYVIKVITSPESSALLAREIIKETGTLGVRVMPSRHRFKTERKFETINVQFNDLSSDVIVKIAQDLSGEILHISAEYEDCKIVARKTGLPLKDVIRKVEDEAWRKYM from the coding sequence ATGAAAGCCCTTGTTTTTGATGCATTTTCTGGTGCTTCCGGAGACATGATACTTGCCAGCCTGCTTGCGCTGGGTGCAGACAGGAATAAAATTACCACTACACTTGAAAATGCACTGGGAATTTCTGTTTCCGTAGGAAAAACAAGCAAAAAGGAAATCGAAGCCACGGATGTCCACATCCATGTAAAAGAGAAAGAAAAAACCAGATGTTATGCTGAAATTGTGGAAACTGTTAAATCTATGGGGCTTTCGGATGAAGTTGAAGAAAACACATTATCCGTTTTTGCAATAATAGCTGAAGCCGAAGCAAAGGTTCATGGAGTTTCCCTTGAAGAACTTCATTTCCATGAAGTAGGACAAAATGATGCCTTTGCCGATGTAATCGGCTCCTGCATGGCACTTCAGGATCTGGGTTTTAGTTGTGGGGACTCAATTTTCTGTACAGCGTTAAATGTCGGCGGAGGTATGGCTAAAACAGCACATGGAACACTGCCGGTGCCGGCTCCTGCAACCCTTGAAATACTGAAAAACAGAAAATTACCGTTTTACGGCGAAGGAAACAGGGAACTGCTAACCCCTACTGGAGCAGCACTTCTTGCTCATTTTGCAAAACCCATAAAGACACTGCCCTGCGGAAATCTGCTTGAAATCGGATACGGTGCAGGGGATGCAGATATGGAAACTCCCAATGTCCTTCGCATAATGCTGATGGATTTGGATGAAGAAGCGGCGTGTCTTTCAAAAGATACAATTGAAGTGCTGGAAACAAATGTTGACGATGTCACCGGGGAAATACTTGGAAATCTCTTTGACAGGCTCCTTTCAATGGGTGCCAGGGATGTTGTCATAATTCCTGCAACCATGAAGAAAAACCGGCCGGGATACGTTATAAAAGTGATTACATCTCCAGAAAGCAGTGCACTTCTGGCCCGGGAGATAATAAAAGAAACCGGTACACTTGGTGTACGTGTGATGCCATCCAGACACAGATTCAAAACCGAAAGGAAATTTGAGACTATAAACGTCCAATTCAACGATCTTAGTTCTGACGTAATCGTAAAAATAGCTCAGGATTTAAGTGGTGAAATACTTCACATCTCGGCTGAATACGAAGATTGTAAGATTGTTGCCAGAAAAACCGGTTTGCCACTAAAAGATGTTATACGAAAGGTAGAGGATGAAGCCTGGCGGAAATATATGTGA
- a CDS encoding PAS domain-containing sensor histidine kinase yields the protein MSIGLWAGDIACRKKSGKAFMITLSANLVREDNGDPLAIVVSYTEPHGNDTKKVDRKLEKLHQDLLDSLPHTVFEANLLGKITFANSAAYKMFGYTPEDVKKGLTIFDTLVPEDHHRTRENILKFVKGEKVLNMEYTAKTKTGETFPMLINITLLYRRRIPVGMRGTIADISAFKEAEKEIIQAKLEAEAANRSKSEFLANMSHELRTPLNSIIGFSEILLLNKFNSLTDKELKFTHNIATSGKHLLEIINDILDLSKVEAGKMEFLPEDMDILDTFEEIERLMLPLCIKKNLDLAFNVEFEDPIINADRLKLKQILYNLISNSIKFTPEYGRITTTAKKIGDSLEIAVNDTGIGISPEAQEKLFLPFVQIDSSINRNYEGTGLGLTLVKHFVEMHGGRLNVESSEGVGTIFTITFPDQMIDSQ from the coding sequence TTGTCAATTGGTCTTTGGGCAGGAGATATTGCCTGCAGAAAAAAAAGTGGCAAAGCATTCATGATAACCCTGTCCGCAAATCTTGTTCGGGAAGACAATGGTGATCCTCTTGCAATTGTAGTTTCTTATACAGAACCACACGGCAATGATACCAAAAAGGTGGATCGGAAACTGGAAAAACTACATCAGGATTTGCTGGATTCCCTCCCACATACTGTTTTTGAAGCAAATCTGCTTGGTAAAATAACCTTTGCCAATTCTGCTGCCTACAAAATGTTTGGCTATACACCGGAAGATGTCAAAAAGGGGCTAACTATTTTTGACACTCTGGTCCCGGAAGACCATCACAGAACAAGAGAAAATATTCTTAAATTTGTCAAAGGCGAAAAAGTCCTGAACATGGAATATACAGCAAAGACAAAGACGGGTGAGACATTTCCAATGCTAATAAATATTACCTTGCTTTACCGACGAAGAATTCCAGTCGGGATGCGAGGTACGATTGCTGATATCTCTGCCTTCAAAGAGGCCGAAAAAGAAATTATTCAGGCCAAGCTCGAAGCCGAAGCCGCTAATCGCTCAAAAAGTGAATTTCTGGCTAATATGAGCCATGAACTCCGCACACCTCTAAATTCAATAATCGGTTTTTCTGAGATTCTTCTTTTGAACAAGTTTAACTCCCTTACTGATAAGGAATTAAAATTTACGCACAACATTGCAACCAGCGGAAAACACCTTCTTGAAATAATAAATGACATTCTTGATCTTTCAAAAGTAGAAGCCGGAAAGATGGAGTTTCTGCCAGAAGATATGGACATTCTGGATACGTTTGAAGAAATCGAAAGACTTATGCTCCCACTTTGCATAAAAAAGAATCTGGATTTGGCTTTCAATGTCGAATTTGAAGATCCAATAATAAATGCTGACAGGCTCAAATTAAAGCAGATTCTCTACAATCTGATTAGCAATTCTATTAAGTTCACACCTGAATACGGGCGTATTACCACAACTGCAAAAAAAATAGGAGATAGTTTAGAAATCGCGGTTAATGACACCGGAATCGGAATTTCTCCTGAAGCACAGGAAAAGCTCTTTTTGCCATTTGTACAAATCGATTCATCTATTAACCGTAACTATGAAGGTACGGGTCTTGGGCTAACGCTTGTTAAGCATTTTGTGGAAATGCATGGCGGAAGACTTAATGTTGAAAGCAGTGAAGGTGTTGGAACCATTTTTACTATAACATTTCCGGATCAGATGATAGACAGCCAGTAA
- the larB gene encoding nickel pincer cofactor biosynthesis protein LarB has product MKLEKILEQIKNGEIDLETAKASISSMGYTPVSEIAKIDTCRRHRTGIMEAILAEGKKPHDVVDIANVQITATGRVLITRIGKEHKDALEVSFAPEQIDWSLNGTTAVVHNNTPVTRTGGVVAIITAGTADIPVAEEARMVASEMGCDTLAIYDVGVAGLHRLVGEMHKLQERRPDSIIVAAGREGTLPTIVSGLVDVPVIGLPVSTGYGAGGKGKAAMFSMLQSCSVISVVNIDAGFVAGAFAARIANTVAEARKQSGDCE; this is encoded by the coding sequence ATGAAACTAGAAAAAATTCTGGAACAGATCAAAAATGGTGAAATTGATCTGGAAACAGCCAAAGCAAGCATCAGTTCAATGGGTTACACTCCTGTTTCGGAAATTGCCAAAATAGATACCTGCAGAAGACATCGAACAGGTATCATGGAAGCGATTCTTGCAGAGGGAAAAAAGCCGCATGACGTTGTGGATATAGCAAACGTCCAGATAACTGCAACAGGCAGGGTCCTGATAACCCGAATTGGAAAAGAGCACAAAGACGCACTGGAAGTTTCATTTGCTCCCGAGCAAATAGACTGGAGCCTTAATGGAACTACAGCAGTTGTTCATAACAACACCCCTGTAACCAGGACCGGAGGAGTTGTAGCCATTATCACTGCTGGAACTGCGGATATTCCTGTGGCGGAAGAAGCCAGAATGGTAGCTTCGGAAATGGGATGTGATACTCTTGCCATTTATGATGTTGGAGTCGCCGGCCTTCACAGGCTGGTTGGTGAAATGCATAAGCTACAGGAAAGGAGACCAGATTCAATTATAGTCGCTGCAGGTCGGGAAGGAACACTTCCAACAATTGTGTCCGGACTTGTGGATGTTCCGGTAATCGGCCTTCCCGTATCCACAGGTTATGGAGCAGGAGGAAAAGGAAAAGCAGCCATGTTTTCAATGCTGCAATCGTGTTCTGTTATATCCGTTGTAAACATCGATGCCGGGTTTGTTGCCGGGGCTTTTGCCGCAAGAATTGCAAATACTGTTGCAGAAGCAAGAAAACAAAGTGGTGATTGTGAATGA
- a CDS encoding cytochrome c biogenesis CcdA family protein, whose product MTKRHVLRQYATDSIIFFLVFLLAISGISPAMAAPSDEILVEYFYEDGCLKCEQTSPVIDSVINKYDNSNYTTHNIATSYSLLKSYGIYTVPAIVVNKTTVISYSDYEGDPAVLENLLIDAIENAPAIPDDETIEHLAEENEEEGTPFELSPAVVLIAGFLAGFNPCLLAVMAFLASVTISSNGGKKEMLIVVGSFCAGIFTTYMIAGLSFLKAVSILPESRGAITLFMTVIIGILGIWHVYDAYYLRKHSESTFKTPGSVISFMNNIHGKNALALSFLAGGLFSLVKAPCVGAVYLSILDMLISRTDLLEGAFYLVIYNFGVVFPVLGLGIFLAFGLSPETVMEFREKRRSAIRFVTGVVLILLAVLLYFNVI is encoded by the coding sequence ATGACAAAGAGACATGTGCTACGACAGTATGCCACTGATTCAATAATCTTTTTTCTGGTGTTTCTCCTTGCTATTTCAGGTATTTCTCCTGCTATGGCAGCACCTTCGGATGAAATACTGGTTGAGTACTTTTATGAAGATGGTTGCCTGAAATGCGAGCAAACATCACCTGTCATAGATTCTGTAATCAACAAATATGACAACAGTAATTACACAACACACAATATAGCAACTTCCTACAGCCTTCTGAAGAGCTATGGAATCTACACTGTTCCTGCTATTGTGGTGAATAAGACGACCGTTATCTCTTATTCAGATTATGAAGGCGATCCTGCAGTACTTGAGAACCTGTTGATTGATGCGATTGAGAATGCTCCTGCAATTCCTGATGATGAGACAATTGAGCACTTAGCAGAAGAGAATGAGGAAGAAGGTACTCCCTTTGAGCTATCTCCGGCTGTTGTATTGATAGCGGGTTTCCTTGCGGGGTTTAATCCTTGCCTTCTAGCAGTAATGGCATTTCTTGCATCGGTAACAATTTCATCAAACGGTGGCAAGAAAGAAATGCTCATAGTAGTCGGGAGCTTCTGCGCGGGTATTTTTACAACCTACATGATAGCCGGATTAAGTTTTCTTAAGGCGGTAAGCATACTTCCGGAATCCAGAGGCGCTATTACATTATTCATGACGGTAATCATAGGTATCCTGGGCATCTGGCATGTCTATGATGCGTATTACCTTAGAAAGCATTCTGAATCAACGTTCAAAACACCAGGTTCGGTAATCTCATTTATGAATAACATACATGGGAAGAATGCGCTTGCTTTGTCATTCCTTGCAGGCGGCTTGTTCTCGCTGGTCAAAGCTCCCTGTGTCGGAGCGGTTTACCTTTCCATACTGGATATGTTAATCTCAAGAACCGATCTTCTGGAAGGTGCTTTCTATCTCGTCATTTACAATTTCGGTGTTGTATTTCCGGTGCTTGGACTCGGTATTTTCCTGGCATTTGGATTGAGCCCTGAAACAGTGATGGAATTCAGGGAGAAAAGACGTTCAGCAATACGTTTTGTTACAGGTGTAGTGCTGATACTACTTGCTGTACTGTTGTATTTTAACGTGATCTAA
- the rsgA gene encoding ribosome small subunit-dependent GTPase A: MNEKRDCGTFKETEITSIPGWNTELEEAFAVYKGPYVAGRVAAQHKTVFDIIIQNAMIQAAVSGAMRRIGKQPVVGDYIVLLDQAEINTYTIVDILPRKTCLARGSTGESSEEQVIAANIDTIFIVTAAGKDLNLRRLERYLTIVYASGARPVILLNKIDLTEDENNLAREIKEIADEVPVIPISALTKRGLEGLEPYISNDKTVALIGSSGVGKSTLINAFCGETIQKTLEVRKDDDKGKHTTTVRQLFILPNGGIFIDNPGIREIQLGDSSEGLDKTFSDIAEIAKNCRFKDCTHNDEPKCAVRKAVEKGVISQDRLDSYHKLVSELAFQSEKAELGLKRLEKKKYKGIAQTARKYREYTGK, translated from the coding sequence ATGAATGAGAAGAGAGATTGCGGAACTTTTAAAGAAACAGAAATAACTTCGATTCCGGGGTGGAATACAGAGCTTGAAGAAGCTTTTGCAGTTTATAAGGGACCCTATGTTGCAGGAAGAGTGGCAGCCCAACACAAGACCGTATTTGACATAATCATTCAAAATGCAATGATACAGGCAGCAGTTTCAGGAGCAATGCGACGTATTGGAAAACAGCCTGTTGTAGGGGATTATATCGTATTATTGGATCAAGCTGAAATAAACACCTATACAATTGTGGATATCCTGCCACGAAAAACATGTCTTGCCCGTGGATCAACCGGGGAAAGCAGCGAAGAGCAGGTAATAGCTGCCAATATTGATACAATCTTTATTGTCACAGCTGCAGGAAAAGATCTCAATTTAAGGCGGCTTGAAAGATATCTTACCATTGTTTATGCATCGGGAGCAAGACCTGTTATTCTTCTGAATAAAATAGATCTTACTGAAGATGAGAATAATTTAGCAAGAGAAATAAAGGAAATTGCAGACGAAGTACCTGTTATTCCAATTAGCGCCCTCACAAAAAGAGGCCTTGAAGGTCTGGAACCTTATATCAGCAATGATAAAACAGTAGCCCTTATAGGTTCATCTGGAGTTGGAAAATCAACTCTAATTAACGCTTTTTGTGGTGAAACCATTCAGAAAACCCTTGAAGTGAGGAAAGATGATGACAAGGGGAAACATACCACTACGGTAAGACAATTATTCATCCTTCCAAATGGAGGGATTTTCATTGATAACCCCGGAATCCGGGAAATCCAGCTGGGTGATAGTTCCGAAGGCCTTGACAAAACTTTCTCGGATATTGCCGAAATTGCAAAAAATTGCAGGTTTAAAGACTGTACTCATAATGATGAACCAAAATGTGCTGTCAGGAAAGCAGTAGAGAAAGGAGTAATTTCGCAGGATAGATTGGATAGTTATCATAAGCTAGTCAGTGAACTTGCTTTTCAGTCAGAAAAAGCTGAACTTGGACTGAAAAGGCTGGAAAAGAAAAAGTATAAAGGTATAGCTCAAACCGCAAGAAAATACCGGGAATATACGGGGAAATAA
- a CDS encoding PAS domain-containing protein — protein MDNIGHDKDGNSAQRATVNNELLLRKTALENSISPIVFLDPDWNLTYANNAFLELWEFNTENEVLGKPVTEF, from the coding sequence GTGGACAATATTGGTCATGATAAAGATGGGAACTCGGCCCAAAGAGCAACAGTAAACAATGAGTTACTTTTAAGAAAAACTGCTCTTGAAAATTCTATAAGTCCAATTGTATTCCTTGATCCTGACTGGAATTTAACTTATGCAAATAATGCTTTTCTCGAATTATGGGAATTTAATACAGAAAACGAAGTTTTGGGCAAACCCGTAACTGAATTCTAG